From the Thermovirga lienii DSM 17291 genome, one window contains:
- a CDS encoding citrate lyase, alpha subunit (PFAM: Citrate lyase, alpha subunit (CitF)~TIGRFAM: citrate lyase, alpha subunit~COGs: COG3051 Citrate lyase alpha subunit~InterPro IPR006472~KEGG: tai:Taci_1371 citrate lyase, alpha subunit~PFAM: Citrate lyase alpha subunit~PRIAM: Citrate CoA-transferase~SPTR: Citrate lyase, alpha subunit;~TIGRFAM: citrate lyase, alpha subunit), translating to MAVNAVGRDIPSSIPGYKDDVVLFRGATKRLPKGNRYGKKNRTTFFTKTDKTLPNIKAAIRESGLQSGMTISFHHHLRNGDYVVNMVLDACAEMGIKDLVIFPTALFGVHKHLTKHIQKGVIRQIQGSVNGPIGQLASEGGMELPVVLRSHGGRPRAVISGDVKIDVAFIAAPTADKYGNLTGAYGQSACGSLGYAHTDADYAECVVAITDNLVEYPAPYIQIPQTQVDYVVQVDKIGDPAGIVSGTTRVTRDPMRLLIARYAAKLTESSPYFKEGISFQTGAGGISLAAAAYVRDAMRKKGIKGSFGLGGITSFFVDMLEEGLFRQLMDVQSFDLAAVESISRNAAHVEISADWYANPWNAGCMVNMLDTVVLGATEVDRDFNVNVNTESDGALLHGIGGHQDTASGAKLTIITTPLLRGRIPSVVDSVYTVTTPGEVVDAVVTEFGVAINPRRQDLMDAIKPSKDLPLVTIDELVEKAKKLAGDMAPIEHTDRIIGVIEYRDGSVIDVVRQIKKK from the coding sequence ATGGCCGTCAATGCTGTGGGACGGGATATACCGAGCTCTATTCCTGGTTACAAAGACGACGTCGTGCTGTTCAGAGGGGCCACGAAGAGGTTACCAAAGGGAAACCGCTACGGCAAAAAAAACAGGACGACGTTCTTCACCAAGACTGACAAGACGCTCCCCAACATAAAGGCAGCAATCCGAGAGTCGGGACTTCAAAGCGGCATGACCATATCCTTCCACCACCACCTACGCAATGGGGATTACGTGGTCAACATGGTCCTTGACGCCTGTGCCGAAATGGGAATAAAGGACTTGGTCATATTCCCTACCGCGCTCTTCGGCGTCCATAAACACCTAACAAAGCACATACAAAAAGGTGTAATTCGACAAATTCAAGGCTCTGTAAATGGCCCCATAGGTCAGCTAGCATCTGAGGGAGGTATGGAACTTCCCGTCGTCCTTAGAAGCCACGGAGGTAGGCCCAGGGCTGTAATAAGTGGGGATGTCAAGATTGACGTGGCGTTCATAGCTGCCCCCACGGCCGATAAATACGGCAACCTTACAGGAGCCTATGGACAGTCGGCATGTGGCTCCCTTGGATATGCTCACACGGACGCAGACTACGCAGAGTGCGTAGTAGCGATAACGGACAATTTAGTAGAATACCCTGCCCCATACATTCAGATTCCCCAAACACAAGTGGATTACGTCGTGCAGGTGGATAAAATAGGGGATCCTGCAGGTATAGTTTCGGGAACGACCAGAGTAACCCGAGACCCCATGAGGCTTTTGATCGCACGCTATGCAGCCAAACTTACAGAATCAAGCCCTTACTTCAAGGAAGGCATATCCTTCCAGACTGGTGCTGGAGGCATTTCCCTCGCCGCTGCTGCGTACGTAAGAGATGCCATGAGAAAAAAGGGGATCAAGGGGAGCTTCGGTTTAGGAGGTATAACAAGCTTTTTCGTGGACATGCTAGAGGAGGGACTTTTCAGACAACTGATGGACGTTCAGTCCTTCGATCTGGCAGCCGTGGAATCCATATCGCGCAACGCCGCTCACGTTGAAATCTCTGCCGATTGGTACGCCAATCCCTGGAACGCAGGATGCATGGTTAACATGCTGGACACCGTGGTACTGGGAGCTACAGAAGTGGATAGGGACTTCAACGTCAACGTAAACACCGAGTCCGATGGGGCACTGCTTCACGGGATTGGAGGCCACCAAGACACCGCATCAGGAGCCAAACTGACCATAATCACTACTCCTCTATTGAGGGGAAGGATACCATCCGTTGTGGATTCAGTTTACACGGTTACCACACCTGGAGAAGTGGTGGATGCTGTGGTAACCGAGTTCGGCGTCGCCATAAACCCAAGGCGCCAAGACCTCATGGACGCCATCAAACCCAGCAAGGACTTACCATTAGTCACCATAGACGAGCTGGTAGAGAAGGCCAAAAAGCTCGCGGGAGATATGGCTCCAATAGAGCACACAGACCGAATAATAGGCGTAATAGAATATCGAGATGGCTCTGTTATAGACGTAGTCAGACAGATAAAGAAAAAATAG
- a CDS encoding DEAD/DEAH box helicase domain protein (PFAM: Helicase conserved C-terminal domain; Domain of unknown function (DUF1998); DEAD/DEAH box helicase~COGs: COG1205 Distinct helicase family with a unique C-terminal domain including a metal-binding cysteine cluster~InterProIPR014021: IPR001650: IPR011545: IPR018973: IPR 014001~KEGG: gwc:GWCH70_1910 DEAD/DEAH box helicase domain protein~PFAM: DEAD/DEAH box helicase domain protein; helicase domain protein; Protein of unknown function DUF1998~SMART: DEAD-like helicase ; helicase domain protein~SPTR: ATP-dependent helicase, DEAD/DEAH box family;~manually curated) — MGPVFNSQPQIISSNALSDIKFIYIFIFYGFKVSWRCFVLLIKPHKSLNSFLEWIKTLDGKVCTLREFPPQEASWARWPDLDERLKKALEKRGIQKLYSHQADAIRMIMEGKNVVLATPTASGKSLCYNVPVLDAIMKNPDSRALFMFPTKALSQDQMAGLHQLIELSGVDVKTFTYDGDTPVAARQKLRAAGHIVITNPDMLNTGILPHHTKWIKLFENLRYVVIDELHTYKGVFGSHVANLIRRLKRICSFYGSKPTFIGSSATISNPKELSELLLEEPVHVITESGAPRGPRKFVIYNPPVVNEQLGIRKSSLTETAKIAAEAVANNISTIVFTRSRVNVELLVTYLRRALISKGLDASKVEGYRGGYLPNERRAIERKLREGEITCVVSTNALELGIDIGSLELAILHGYPGSIASMWQQIGRAGRSMGLSAAIMVASSFAMDQFLASRPEYLFGASPERARINSDNLYILANHVKCSAFELPFHQGEKFGNKDISEILEYLRQKGTLHKSGEKFFWQEDSFPAESLSLRSATSENFVIIDITETAKPVVIGEVDRPSAPMLIHPEAIYFHGGKTYQVMKLDYDGMRCYVKQVEVDYYTDADMAVRFQTIDTLEQQGHWGLGEILMASRPTIYKKIKLHTHENLGYGHIHLPEEQMHTTACWLKVPTGVVWEGWDENRQSSALTGLSNLLRSTAPLFLMCARHDIIIHGLVKDPFLESPAVYIADNYPGGIGLAEGAFELKSKLLTSAREALSSCKCERGCPACIGPLGAQINAKKDTAFLLDTILAND; from the coding sequence TTGGGGCCCGTTTTTAATTCCCAGCCACAAATAATTTCCTCTAATGCCCTATCTGATATAAAATTTATCTATATTTTTATATTTTATGGATTCAAAGTTTCTTGGAGGTGTTTTGTCCTGCTGATAAAACCACACAAAAGTTTGAACTCCTTTCTGGAATGGATAAAGACCCTTGATGGCAAGGTTTGCACACTAAGGGAGTTCCCTCCACAGGAAGCCTCATGGGCCAGGTGGCCTGACTTGGACGAGAGACTGAAAAAAGCTCTAGAGAAAAGGGGGATCCAGAAGCTATACAGCCATCAAGCCGACGCTATAAGAATGATCATGGAGGGCAAAAACGTAGTCCTGGCAACTCCAACGGCTTCCGGCAAGAGCTTATGCTACAACGTTCCCGTACTGGATGCCATAATGAAAAATCCAGATTCAAGAGCTCTATTCATGTTTCCCACCAAGGCATTGAGCCAAGACCAAATGGCAGGACTTCATCAGCTCATAGAGCTGTCTGGGGTAGACGTAAAAACCTTTACATATGACGGTGATACCCCAGTCGCGGCAAGGCAAAAGCTGAGGGCAGCAGGACATATCGTAATAACCAACCCAGATATGCTCAATACAGGCATTCTCCCTCATCACACAAAGTGGATAAAGCTTTTCGAAAACCTAAGATACGTTGTAATAGACGAGCTCCACACTTACAAAGGAGTTTTCGGCTCTCATGTAGCAAACCTCATAAGAAGACTTAAAAGGATATGTTCCTTCTACGGCTCCAAACCTACTTTCATAGGCTCCTCAGCCACTATAAGCAATCCAAAGGAGCTCTCCGAACTCTTGCTGGAGGAACCAGTTCATGTGATAACTGAAAGTGGAGCGCCAAGGGGCCCCAGGAAATTTGTCATATACAACCCCCCAGTGGTTAACGAGCAGCTGGGAATCCGAAAATCCTCCTTAACGGAGACCGCTAAGATAGCGGCTGAAGCAGTAGCCAACAACATAAGCACCATTGTGTTCACCAGATCAAGGGTAAACGTGGAACTCTTAGTGACCTACCTGAGGCGGGCTCTAATTTCCAAGGGATTGGACGCTAGTAAGGTGGAAGGTTACCGGGGAGGCTACCTACCCAACGAAAGAAGAGCTATAGAACGAAAGCTCCGTGAGGGCGAAATAACGTGCGTGGTCTCCACCAACGCCCTGGAACTGGGAATAGACATAGGTAGCCTGGAATTAGCCATTCTTCACGGCTATCCAGGGAGCATCGCATCCATGTGGCAACAAATAGGAAGAGCCGGAAGAAGCATGGGACTTTCCGCAGCCATTATGGTAGCTTCCTCCTTTGCAATGGACCAATTCCTTGCTTCAAGACCCGAGTACTTGTTCGGAGCCTCTCCAGAAAGGGCACGCATAAACAGCGACAATCTCTACATACTTGCAAACCACGTCAAGTGCAGCGCCTTTGAGCTTCCCTTTCACCAAGGAGAAAAATTTGGAAACAAAGATATTTCAGAGATACTGGAATACCTTAGGCAAAAAGGAACGCTGCATAAATCGGGGGAAAAGTTCTTCTGGCAAGAGGACTCCTTCCCCGCTGAATCACTCTCATTGAGGAGCGCCACAAGCGAGAACTTTGTGATCATAGATATCACCGAGACCGCAAAACCCGTCGTGATAGGTGAGGTAGACCGTCCCAGCGCGCCTATGCTAATTCATCCCGAGGCCATATACTTTCATGGAGGCAAAACGTACCAAGTCATGAAGTTGGACTATGACGGCATGAGATGCTACGTGAAACAGGTGGAAGTAGATTATTACACCGACGCTGATATGGCCGTCAGATTCCAAACCATAGACACACTAGAACAACAAGGCCATTGGGGATTGGGAGAGATACTGATGGCAAGCAGACCTACCATATACAAAAAAATAAAACTCCACACCCATGAGAATTTGGGGTATGGTCACATTCACTTGCCAGAGGAGCAAATGCATACAACAGCTTGCTGGCTCAAAGTACCTACAGGCGTCGTGTGGGAGGGATGGGACGAGAACCGGCAGAGCTCGGCATTAACAGGACTTTCTAACCTCCTTCGCAGCACGGCACCCCTCTTTCTGATGTGTGCACGACATGACATTATAATCCACGGCCTCGTAAAGGATCCCTTCCTTGAAAGCCCGGCAGTATATATAGCCGACAACTACCCTGGTGGTATTGGATTGGCAGAGGGAGCCTTTGAACTAAAAAGCAAGCTACTAACCTCCGCGAGAGAGGCTCTTTCAAGCTGCAAATGCGAAAGGGGATGTCCTGCATGCATCGGCCCCCTGGGAGCCCAAATCAACGCAAAAAAGGACACGGCCTTTTTGCTGGATACCATTCTTGCCAATGACTAG